From Streptomyces sp. SAI-135:
CGGTCCCGTCGTCGGCCCCGAGGTCGTCCGGCACGCCGACTACGTCTCCTTCACGGGCTCCACCCGCACCGGGCGCGAGGTCGCCCAGGGCGCCGCGGCCCGGCTGGTCGGCGTGTCCCTCGAACTCGGCGGCAAGAACGCCATGCTGGTCCTGGAGGACGCCGACATCGAGAAGGCCGCCGCCGGTGCCGTGCGCGCCTGCTTCTCCTCCGCCGGCCAACTCTGCATCTCCATCGAGCGGTTGTACGTCCACGAGTCCATAGCGGACGCCTTCCTGGAGCGCTTCGCCGCCCGCACCCGGGCCATGCGCCTCGGCACGTCCCTCGCCTACGGCGCCGACATGGGCTCGCTGGTGGGGGAGCGGCAGCTGGAGACGGTCACCCGGCACGTCGAGGAGGCCGTCGAGAAGGGCGCCAAGGTCGTCGCCGGCGGTGTCGCCCGCCCGGACATCGGCCCGTACTTCTTCGAGCCGACCATCCTCGACGGCGTCACCGAGCCGATGGCGGTCTGCGCCGAGGAGACCTTCGGCCCGGTCGTCTCGGTCTACCGCTTCAAGACCGAGGACGAGGCCGTCGAGCTCGCCAACTCCACGCCGTACGGCCTGAACTCCTCGGTGTGGACGAAGGACGGCAAGCGGGGCCGCGAGATCGCCTCCCGGGTGCGCGCCGGCACCGTCAACGTCAACGAGGGATACGCCTCCGCCTACGGCAGCGTCCAGTCCCCGATGGGCGGCATGAAGGACTCCGGCCTCGGCCGCCGGCACGGCTCCGAGGGCATCCTCAAGTACACCGAGGCCCAGACGATCGCCCAGCAGCGACTGCTCCCGATGGCACCGTCGATGGGGATGGACGACGAGAAGTACGCCCAGTTCATGAGCAGGAGCCTGCGGCTCATGAAGGCCCTGCGTTTCAAGTAGGAACACTCCGGTTCTCGACGAGGAGAGCACGTGCCACAGGACACCTACGACTACGACGTCATCGTCGTCGGATCAGGCTTCGGCGGTTCCGTCACCGCCCTTCGCCTCACCGAGAAGGGCTACCGCGTAGGTGTCCTGGAAGCCGGACGCCGCTTCACCCGTGAGACGCTCCCGAAGAACTCCTGGGACCTGAAGAACTACCTCTGGGCGCCGAAGCTCGGCATGTACGGCATCCAGCGCATCCACCTCCTGGGCAACGTCATGGTCCTCGCGGGAGCGGGCGTCGGCGGCGGCTCCCTCAACTACGCCAACACCCTCTACGTCCCCCCGAAGCCCTTCTTCGAGGACCCGCAGTGGCGTGACATCACGGACTGGCAGGAGGAGCTGGAGCCGTACTACGACCAGGCCCGCCGCATGCTCGGTGTCCGCCTCAACCCGACGATGACCCCCTCCGACGTCCACCTGAAGGCGGCCGCGGAGCGGATGGGCGTCGGCGACACCTTCCACATGGCCCCGGTCGGCGTCTTCTTCGGCGACGGCGAGGACGCGGAGGGCAAGGGGAAAGCCGCCCCCGGCGAGCAGGTCGACGACCCCTACTTCGGCGGGGCGGGCCCTTCCCGCAAAGCCTGCATCGAGTGCGGCGAGTGCATGACCGGCTGCCGGCACGGCGCCAAGAACACCCTGAACGAGAACTACCTCTACCTCGCCGAGAAGGCGGGTGCTGTCGTCCACCCCCTCACCACCGTCGTGTCGGTCACCGACGACTCGCAGGGCGGCTACGCGATCGCGACCCTCCCCACCGACGACCGCCGCAAGGCGAAGGGCCGCACCTTCAAGGCCCGCAGGGTCGTCATCGCCGCCGGCACCTACGGCACCCAGACCCTGCTGCACCGCATGAAGGCGGGCGGCCAACTGCCGTACATCTCGGACCGGTTGGGTGAACTCACCCGCACCAACTCCGAGGCCCTGGTGGGCGCCCAGACCGACAACCGCCGCTACCGCAGGGCGACCGGTGCGCCGAAGGTGGACTTCACCCAGGGGGTCGCCATCACCTCGTCCATCCACCCGGACGAGAACACCCACATCGAGCCGGTCCGCTACGGCAAGGGCTCCAACTCGATGGGCAGCCTGTCCATCCTCCAGGTGCCGTACGCCGAGGGCTCGTCCAGGGCCATGGCCTGGCTGGCGAACGCCGCGAAGCACCCGCTCCTCGTCCTGCGTTCGCTCTCCAACCGACGCTGGTCGGAGCGGACCATCATCGGGCTGGTCATGCAGTCGCTGGACAACTCCCTGACGACGTATCTGAAACCGGACGGCGTCGGCAAGGGCCTGCTCACCGCACGGCAGGGGCACGGGGCTCCCAACCCCAAGCAGATCAAGGCCGCTTCGCAGGGCGCCTCCGCGATCGCCGCCGACATCAACGGCTTCGCCGGCTCGAACGTCGGTGAGCTCATGGGCACCCCGCTCACCGCGCACTTCCTCGGCGGCTGCCCCATCGGATCCTCCCGCGACACCGGCGTCATCGACCCGTACCACCGGCTCTACGGCCACCCCGGGATCTCGGTCGTCGACGGGGCGGCGGTCTCCGCCAACCTCGGCGTGAACCCGTCGCTGACGATCACCGCGCAGGCCGAGCGGGCGATGTCGTACTGGCCCAACAAGGGCGAGGAGGACCCGCGTCCGGCACAGGGCGAGGCGTACGTCCGGCTCGCCGCCGTCGAGCCCAAGTCACCGGCCGTTCCGGCGGAGGCCTTCGGCGCGCTGAAGCTGCCGTTCCTGGGGATGCCGGCGGTGCCGAAGAAGTCGTAGGACCCCCGGCAACACGAAAGAGAAGGACCCGCACCCCCCTCCGAGTGCGGGTCCTTCTCCTGTCCTGCGTCAAGCCGTGCTCAGCGCGCTACGGCTCAGGCGTGGGCGCCGGCCGCGCCCTTGCGCCGCTTCACCGCGAAGACCACACCGGTGCCGGCGACGACGGCGAAGCCGCCGACGAGGCCGAGGACCGGCAGGGCCGAGCTCGAACCGGTCTCGGCGAGCTGGCCGTCCACGTCGACGCCGTTGACGTCGGAGATGGGGCTCTTGCCGCCGGTCTGCGGCTTGGCGTCACCCGGCTTGCCGGCGTCGGAGCCGGCCGGCAGGACCTCGAAGTAGTAGATGCCCATGTTCTCGTCGGCCGAGACCCAGCAGCCCTTGTCGTCCGAGTACTCGGCGAGACCGATGGCGATGCCGATCGCGCTCGGGACCTCACGGTCGACCTTCACGCGGAGCTGGTAGCTGAGGGAGTCGCCGGCCTTGAGGTCGAAGGCGTTGAACGAGCCGCCCTCACCGAACTGCGTGGCCACGTCGACCCACGAGCCGCCCTGCTTCACCTGCACGGTGACCAGGTCGGTGTAGTCCTTCTCGAAGTCCCAGTCGACCGCCCCGACACCGACGATGGGCTGGATGTCCTTGATCGTCTCGTCGCCGGAGTTGCTGACGTTGAACTTGAAGTTCGTCCAGCCGCTGCCCGCCACGATGCTCTCGGGCAGACCGGTCAGCGAGCTGTGCAGCACGTCGCTGTCGTTGAAGACCGGGTCGTCGTCCTCGTCGATCTCGCACTGGTCGACGGGCTCGTCGCTCGTGCTCGGGGAGGGGCTGGCGCTGGTGGAGCCGGACGGGCTCGTGGAGGGGCTGCCGGAGGGGGTCGAGCTGGTCTCGCCGGCGGCGGGGGAGCTCTCGCCCGTGGCGGGCGTGGTCTCCGGGGCGGCCGGGGTGGTCTCCGGGGCCGCCGTGGTGCTCTCGGGGGCCGTCGGGGTGTTCTCGCCGGCGGGCGTGCTCTCGGCCGCGGTCGGCGTGGGGGACTCCTCCGCGAAGGCGCTGGGCGCGGCGAACAGAGCCAGCGGCGCTATCGCGGCGGTCGCGGCCGCGGCGGCCAGTGCACGACGAAGCTTCATGAAGACCTCGGAAGTCAGGTGTGCCGCACTCGCGCGGCACACGTCTAGGAGAGGCCTCCGCGTGTGGGGCGCGGGTGGGGCCCGTGATTCGTGAGGTTTGATCCACGACACCGGGGAAAGGTTGTGCGGGCATTCACAGAAAACTTATGTGGGCTGAGTCACACGTCAGTTCAGCTTGTGAACGGGCTTTCCCAGGCCCTAGAACTGACCCACGTGTCTGAAGACCCCAAGATCCCGGACGACGTCTGGGAACGGTTCGCCCGTGACACCGAACGGGACATCCGGGGCTCCGCCCCCAAGGAGCCCTCCGCGCGGGCCCGTGAGGTGACGGAGCGGCTGCGGCGACAGGAAGCGCGCGGCGAACTGCCGGAGGGCTGGCGCACCGGGCCGGCCTGGCAGCAGAAGAGGAGCCGGCGGGGCCTGTGGGGCGTCCTCGGCGTCGCCGTCGCGGTGGTGGTGGCCGTCGTGGCGGTGAAGCCCTCGCTGGTGCCGGGCGACCCCTTCGGCGGGGAGAGCTCCGCGGCGGCCGAGCCCGCCCCGCTGCCGCAGGAGACGCAGGCACCGACCGCCGCACCCTCCGCCGAGGCCTCCGCGATCCCGACCCTGGACGACCCGTTCGCCGGCTCGCCCGCCAAGCGCTGGGCCGACGGCGCCGCCGGGATCGCCGTACCGGAGGCGAAGGCCGTCGGCGGCCGGTCCGCGGCGAAGGTCGAGCAGGTGCTGGAGCTGACCAGGAAGCTCCTCGTCGAGTCCAACCTCGACCCGGCGACGCTGCGCGGCGAACGGCCGAAGGCGGCGCTCGACGTGCTGGACCCGTTGCAGAAGGACGTCCGGGGGCTCCTGGAGACCGGCCTGCGCGAGCCGGACGACACCCACGACCCGCTGTGGATGTTCAGCCGCTTCGACCCCGAGGAGGTCCGGCTGGTCGGCGACGTCGTGAAGACCCGCGGCCGTATGACCTTCAAGGCCGGCGACCACGCCTCCGTGGCCGTGCACGCCGACTACACCTTCGTCTACCCGGTCGTGCAGACCAACGGCTCCACCGA
This genomic window contains:
- a CDS encoding LPXTG cell wall anchor domain-containing protein, which codes for MKLRRALAAAAATAAIAPLALFAAPSAFAEESPTPTAAESTPAGENTPTAPESTTAAPETTPAAPETTPATGESSPAAGETSSTPSGSPSTSPSGSTSASPSPSTSDEPVDQCEIDEDDDPVFNDSDVLHSSLTGLPESIVAGSGWTNFKFNVSNSGDETIKDIQPIVGVGAVDWDFEKDYTDLVTVQVKQGGSWVDVATQFGEGGSFNAFDLKAGDSLSYQLRVKVDREVPSAIGIAIGLAEYSDDKGCWVSADENMGIYYFEVLPAGSDAGKPGDAKPQTGGKSPISDVNGVDVDGQLAETGSSSALPVLGLVGGFAVVAGTGVVFAVKRRKGAAGAHA
- a CDS encoding GMC family oxidoreductase, which encodes MPQDTYDYDVIVVGSGFGGSVTALRLTEKGYRVGVLEAGRRFTRETLPKNSWDLKNYLWAPKLGMYGIQRIHLLGNVMVLAGAGVGGGSLNYANTLYVPPKPFFEDPQWRDITDWQEELEPYYDQARRMLGVRLNPTMTPSDVHLKAAAERMGVGDTFHMAPVGVFFGDGEDAEGKGKAAPGEQVDDPYFGGAGPSRKACIECGECMTGCRHGAKNTLNENYLYLAEKAGAVVHPLTTVVSVTDDSQGGYAIATLPTDDRRKAKGRTFKARRVVIAAGTYGTQTLLHRMKAGGQLPYISDRLGELTRTNSEALVGAQTDNRRYRRATGAPKVDFTQGVAITSSIHPDENTHIEPVRYGKGSNSMGSLSILQVPYAEGSSRAMAWLANAAKHPLLVLRSLSNRRWSERTIIGLVMQSLDNSLTTYLKPDGVGKGLLTARQGHGAPNPKQIKAASQGASAIAADINGFAGSNVGELMGTPLTAHFLGGCPIGSSRDTGVIDPYHRLYGHPGISVVDGAAVSANLGVNPSLTITAQAERAMSYWPNKGEEDPRPAQGEAYVRLAAVEPKSPAVPAEAFGALKLPFLGMPAVPKKS
- a CDS encoding succinic semialdehyde dehydrogenase yields the protein MTDAQAPAQTGTNPLAPAPEGARTAADVVTPELVAQLTKGVTGSGRTANHTPFTGEKLADLPESTPEDVEKAFAAARRAQAVWEQTPVRQRAAVLLRFHDLILERQAEVLDLIQLETGKARLHAHEEVQAVAVAARHYGRKAPAYLRPKRHTGAVPTLTKVTELRHARGVVGQIAPWNYPLELSVGDALPAFAAGNAVVMKPDTETCLTALWARDLLVEAGLPAEVFQIVLGDGPVVGPEVVRHADYVSFTGSTRTGREVAQGAAARLVGVSLELGGKNAMLVLEDADIEKAAAGAVRACFSSAGQLCISIERLYVHESIADAFLERFAARTRAMRLGTSLAYGADMGSLVGERQLETVTRHVEEAVEKGAKVVAGGVARPDIGPYFFEPTILDGVTEPMAVCAEETFGPVVSVYRFKTEDEAVELANSTPYGLNSSVWTKDGKRGREIASRVRAGTVNVNEGYASAYGSVQSPMGGMKDSGLGRRHGSEGILKYTEAQTIAQQRLLPMAPSMGMDDEKYAQFMSRSLRLMKALRFK